In the genome of Rhodoplanes sp. Z2-YC6860, one region contains:
- a CDS encoding ImuA family protein, protein MGPVASQPILAHLREKIAEIDPHLKPALPEENRELRLLDPVDAVLGGGLACGALHELAPGKPGHLAATSGFAMAAAARAGGEVLWIATDFAMSEGGGPYGPGLDLFGLPLSRLLMLRVPRPADVLLAMEDALRCRALGCVIAELTGEGTEADLTATRRLSLAARDGVSDRVSGLGLLIRHRATAEPSAAATRWEIATAPSLPDRLGGLVGGLGRTRFDLSLRKNRRGPSGRWIIEWNHHERAFQSAVPVGVAAPAFDRPHRAAIARAG, encoded by the coding sequence ATGGGCCCGGTCGCATCCCAGCCCATCCTGGCGCATCTCCGCGAAAAGATTGCGGAAATCGACCCGCACCTGAAGCCGGCGCTGCCCGAGGAGAACCGGGAGCTTCGGTTGCTCGATCCGGTCGACGCGGTCCTGGGCGGCGGACTCGCCTGTGGCGCGCTCCATGAGCTTGCTCCCGGCAAGCCGGGCCATCTCGCGGCGACAAGCGGCTTCGCCATGGCCGCCGCAGCCCGGGCCGGCGGCGAAGTGCTCTGGATCGCCACCGATTTCGCCATGAGCGAGGGCGGCGGACCTTATGGTCCCGGCCTCGACCTGTTCGGGCTCCCTTTGTCGCGGCTTCTGATGCTGCGGGTTCCTCGTCCCGCCGACGTGCTCCTCGCCATGGAGGACGCGCTCCGGTGCCGCGCGCTGGGCTGCGTCATCGCGGAACTGACCGGGGAGGGCACGGAGGCCGACCTCACGGCGACGCGCAGGCTTTCGCTCGCCGCCCGCGACGGCGTGAGCGACCGCGTGTCCGGCCTGGGCCTCCTGATCCGCCATCGCGCCACCGCCGAGCCGAGCGCTGCGGCGACCCGATGGGAGATCGCCACGGCGCCGAGCCTGCCCGACCGCCTGGGCGGTCTCGTCGGCGGCCTTGGCCGCACCCGTTTCGACCTTTCGCTTCGCAAAAACCGGCGCGGACCGTCCGGCCGGTGGATCATCGAGTGGAACCATCATGAGCGTGCCTTCCAATCAGCGGTACCTGTCGGTGTGGCTGCGCCGGCTTTCGACCGACCGCATCGCGCGGCTATTGCCCGCGCAGGGTAA
- a CDS encoding class I adenylate-forming enzyme family protein gives MNTILTRLSAELIKKYESEGFWRGDTIYSLVRWNAEHKPDSFAVRDRFRRLTYRQLLDATDALAADLAGRGVRAGQRVGVWLPSRIESVIALLACSKSGAICCPSLHRDHTVGEVVELMQRTRAAAFIWQEGYGADADKRDFIEAIKAAETVKQIYRLKPLSETSQVLFPGLAAHGPVVPVKADPNQVVYLAFTSGTTGKPKGVMHSDNTLLANARQFAKDWSIDNTSVVYSLSPLSHNLGFTSQVIVLAAGAELVIQDLPRGASLADRILETDTSFLIGVPPNAIDLLGEMQKRGMKGLGRLTGFRISGSAVPSEVVAGLIAQGVKPQSGYGMTENCSHQYTLPDDDARLIVETSGKTCPGYELCVFKADDRDTEAGPGEVGEIGGRGASLMLGYFDDQKATEDAFNKDGWFMTGDLGTIDAQGYLRIAGRSKDIIIRGGHNIHPARVEELATRHPAVQRAAAIPIKDPRLGEKVCLAVVTRPGADVAPSELLAHLDVAGLSKYDMPEYFLRLDEIPLTPNGKMLKRAILDWIAAGRVTPQPVRFEASRSRDATTPN, from the coding sequence ATGAACACGATCCTGACGCGGCTGTCGGCCGAACTCATCAAGAAATACGAGTCCGAGGGCTTCTGGCGCGGCGACACGATCTACTCACTGGTGCGCTGGAACGCCGAGCACAAGCCGGATTCCTTTGCGGTTCGCGACCGGTTCCGCCGCCTGACCTATCGCCAGCTGCTCGACGCCACCGATGCGTTGGCCGCCGACCTTGCCGGCCGCGGCGTGCGGGCGGGCCAGCGCGTCGGCGTCTGGCTGCCGAGCCGGATCGAAAGCGTCATTGCATTGCTGGCCTGCTCCAAGAGCGGAGCCATCTGCTGCCCGTCGTTGCATCGCGATCACACCGTCGGCGAGGTGGTCGAGCTGATGCAGCGGACCCGCGCCGCCGCATTCATCTGGCAGGAGGGCTACGGCGCCGATGCCGACAAGCGCGACTTCATCGAGGCGATCAAAGCCGCCGAGACGGTGAAGCAGATCTATCGGCTCAAGCCGCTCAGCGAGACGAGCCAGGTGCTGTTCCCGGGCCTTGCGGCGCACGGCCCGGTGGTTCCGGTCAAGGCCGATCCCAACCAGGTGGTCTATCTCGCCTTCACGTCGGGCACGACCGGCAAGCCCAAAGGCGTGATGCACTCCGACAACACGCTGCTCGCCAACGCGCGCCAGTTCGCCAAGGACTGGAGCATCGACAACACGTCCGTGGTCTATTCGCTGTCGCCGCTCAGCCACAATCTCGGCTTCACGTCGCAGGTGATCGTGCTGGCCGCGGGGGCGGAGCTTGTGATCCAGGATTTGCCGCGCGGTGCGAGCCTCGCCGACCGCATCCTCGAGACCGACACGAGCTTCCTGATCGGCGTGCCGCCGAACGCCATCGATCTCCTCGGCGAAATGCAGAAGCGCGGCATGAAGGGTCTCGGCAGGCTCACAGGCTTCCGCATCTCCGGCTCGGCCGTGCCGAGCGAGGTGGTGGCGGGCCTGATCGCGCAGGGCGTCAAGCCGCAGAGCGGCTACGGCATGACCGAGAACTGCTCGCACCAGTACACGCTGCCGGACGACGACGCCCGGCTGATCGTCGAAACCTCGGGCAAGACCTGTCCCGGCTACGAACTTTGCGTGTTCAAGGCCGACGACCGCGACACCGAAGCGGGACCCGGCGAGGTCGGCGAGATCGGCGGCCGCGGCGCGAGCCTGATGCTCGGCTATTTCGACGACCAGAAGGCCACCGAGGACGCCTTCAACAAGGACGGCTGGTTCATGACCGGCGACCTCGGCACGATCGACGCGCAGGGCTATCTCCGCATCGCCGGCCGCAGCAAGGACATCATCATCCGCGGCGGCCACAACATCCATCCGGCGCGAGTCGAGGAACTGGCGACACGCCATCCGGCGGTGCAGCGCGCCGCGGCGATCCCGATCAAGGATCCCCGGCTCGGCGAGAAGGTCTGCCTCGCGGTGGTGACGCGCCCCGGCGCCGATGTCGCACCCTCGGAGCTGCTCGCGCATCTCGATGTCGCGGGTCTCTCCAAATACGACATGCCGGAATATTTCCTGCGGCTCGACGAGATTCCGCTGACGCCCAACGGCAAGATGCTCAAGCGGGCGATCCTGGATTGGATCGCGGCCGGCCGCGTCACGCCGCAGCCTGTGCGTTTCGAGGCAAGTCGCAGCAGGGATGCCACCACGCCCAATTGA
- a CDS encoding dihydroorotate dehydrogenase electron transfer subunit, with the protein MALEASGKYTNSALRIGDVDPYAERKAGEFIGTVVSNASVNDEYKHVVLKVHPHALRAYAGQMFHLLCPSPDGAEVWMRRPMSVYRVDKANGQIEFLYKTEGRGTLGMAKLGVGDDFNIAGPLGHGFTLEPSWKNIVVLGRGVGLATLAPLSQLAAEQKVGVTAILSARHAGVVMSRDLFAGLGARVLTVLDTDNTSAVENVEKIVEGLIAEGKADAFFTCGSNRLLKLMQRLGKKHNIPGQVAMEQIMVCGIGACYVCMRTFEVDGEKVLRRVCRDGPVFNIQEAVGW; encoded by the coding sequence ATGGCGCTCGAGGCATCCGGCAAATACACGAATTCCGCTCTGCGGATCGGAGACGTGGACCCCTATGCGGAACGCAAGGCCGGTGAGTTCATCGGCACCGTGGTGTCGAACGCCTCGGTCAACGACGAGTACAAGCACGTCGTCCTCAAGGTCCATCCGCACGCGCTGAGAGCTTACGCCGGGCAGATGTTTCATCTGCTCTGCCCGTCGCCCGACGGCGCCGAAGTCTGGATGCGCCGGCCGATGAGCGTGTATCGCGTCGACAAGGCGAACGGCCAGATCGAATTTCTCTACAAGACCGAAGGCCGCGGCACCCTCGGCATGGCGAAGCTCGGCGTCGGCGATGACTTCAACATCGCGGGCCCGCTCGGCCATGGCTTCACGCTCGAGCCGTCCTGGAAGAACATCGTGGTGTTGGGCCGCGGCGTGGGTCTCGCGACTCTCGCGCCGCTGTCGCAGCTTGCCGCCGAACAGAAGGTCGGCGTCACCGCGATCCTGAGCGCGCGTCACGCCGGCGTGGTGATGTCGCGCGATCTGTTCGCGGGCCTCGGCGCGCGGGTCCTGACGGTGCTCGACACCGACAACACCAGCGCGGTCGAGAACGTCGAGAAGATCGTCGAAGGCCTGATCGCCGAAGGCAAAGCCGACGCGTTCTTCACCTGCGGCTCGAACCGCCTGCTGAAGCTGATGCAGCGGCTCGGCAAGAAGCACAACATTCCGGGCCAGGTCGCCATGGAGCAGATCATGGTCTGCGGCATCGGCGCCTGCTACGTCTGCATGCGCACCTTCGAGGTCGACGGCGAGAAGGTGCTCCGCCGCGTCTGCCGCGACGGTCCCGTGTTCAACATTCAGGAGGCCGTGGGATGGTAG
- a CDS encoding dihydroorotate dehydrogenase, which produces MVDLSVKIGDITLQNPIQPASGAFSWEYNDVIDLNRLGALVAKTICREPRLGNPTPRMAETEAGIIQSIGLPGKGIEYFVDHIVPEYARFKPPLVVSVNSDNIEDFAALAEELSVPDVDVIEANISCPTRNQTGGNFAMHEDYTRDCITAIRAKTKKPLWVKLSPNAGDIVSIARAAEAAGADALAIANTFLSLKIRTDNFRPALGNKFGGLVSPALKPIVLRMVYQVAKQVKIPIIGIGGVTKAEDVVEYMLAGASAVGIGYAGFRNPTALVQIIDDLEAWCDERGIKKVTELIGAVKDADMETDTLAAASIGV; this is translated from the coding sequence ATGGTAGATCTCTCGGTCAAGATCGGCGACATCACGCTGCAGAATCCGATTCAGCCAGCGTCCGGCGCCTTTTCTTGGGAATACAACGACGTCATCGACCTGAACCGGCTCGGTGCGCTGGTGGCAAAGACCATTTGCCGCGAGCCGCGGCTCGGCAATCCGACGCCGCGCATGGCCGAGACCGAGGCTGGCATCATCCAGTCGATCGGCCTGCCGGGCAAAGGCATCGAATACTTCGTCGATCACATCGTGCCGGAATACGCCAGGTTCAAGCCGCCGCTGGTGGTGAGCGTGAACTCGGACAACATCGAGGATTTCGCCGCGCTTGCCGAAGAGCTGAGCGTGCCCGATGTCGACGTCATCGAGGCGAACATCTCGTGCCCGACCCGCAATCAGACGGGCGGCAACTTTGCCATGCACGAGGACTACACCCGCGATTGCATCACCGCGATCCGCGCCAAGACCAAGAAGCCGCTGTGGGTGAAGCTGTCGCCCAACGCCGGCGACATCGTCTCGATCGCGCGCGCCGCCGAAGCCGCCGGCGCCGACGCGCTGGCGATCGCCAACACCTTCCTGTCGCTGAAGATCCGCACCGACAACTTCCGTCCGGCGCTCGGCAACAAGTTCGGCGGACTGGTTTCGCCGGCGCTCAAGCCGATCGTGCTGCGGATGGTCTATCAGGTCGCCAAGCAGGTGAAGATTCCGATTATCGGCATCGGCGGCGTGACCAAGGCCGAGGACGTGGTCGAATACATGCTGGCGGGGGCGAGCGCGGTCGGCATCGGCTACGCCGGCTTCCGCAATCCGACGGCGCTGGTTCAGATCATCGACGACCTCGAAGCCTGGTGCGATGAGCGCGGCATCAAGAAGGTCACCGAACTGATCGGCGCGGTGAAGGATGCCGACATGGAGACGGACACGCTGGCCGCTGCGTCGATCGGCGTCTGA